From a region of the Enterobacter cancerogenus genome:
- a CDS encoding amidohydrolase has translation MPGLKLSILQQPLVWMDGPANLRHFDRQLEEITGRDVIVLPEMFTTGFAMEAAKQSMPQDDVVAWMHAKARQTNALIAGSAALQTERGAVNRFLLVEPEGNVHFYDKRHLFRMADEHHHYEAGNERVVFEWRGWRILPLVCYDLRFPVWSRNRDDYDLALYVANWPAPRSLHWQALLTARAIENQAYVAGCNRVGTDGNGHHYRGDSRVVNPQGEIIATAEPHQATRIDAELSLTALKEYREKFPAWQDADTFSIG, from the coding sequence GTGCCGGGTTTAAAGCTTTCTATTTTGCAGCAACCTTTAGTGTGGATGGATGGCCCTGCCAACCTGCGCCACTTTGATCGTCAACTGGAAGAGATTACCGGACGCGATGTGATTGTCCTGCCAGAGATGTTCACCACAGGCTTTGCGATGGAAGCGGCGAAACAGTCGATGCCGCAGGATGACGTCGTGGCCTGGATGCACGCCAAAGCCCGTCAGACCAACGCCCTGATTGCCGGTAGCGCCGCGCTACAAACCGAGCGTGGGGCGGTTAACCGCTTCCTGCTGGTTGAGCCAGAGGGGAACGTGCATTTCTACGATAAGCGCCATCTGTTCCGCATGGCGGATGAGCACCATCATTACGAGGCGGGTAACGAGCGCGTGGTGTTCGAGTGGCGCGGGTGGCGCATCCTGCCGCTGGTCTGCTACGACCTGCGCTTCCCTGTCTGGTCGCGCAACCGCGACGATTACGATCTGGCGCTGTACGTCGCTAACTGGCCTGCCCCGCGTTCCCTGCACTGGCAGGCGCTGCTGACGGCGCGCGCCATTGAGAACCAGGCCTATGTGGCGGGCTGTAACCGTGTGGGTACCGATGGCAACGGGCATCACTATCGCGGCGACAGCCGGGTGGTTAACCCGCAGGGTGAGATTATCGCGACCGCTGAGCCGCATCAGGCGACGCGCATTGATGCGGAGTTGTCGCTGACGGCGCTGAAGGAGTATCGGGAGAAGTTTCCTGCGTGGCAGGATGCGGATACGTTTAGCATCGGGTAA
- a CDS encoding ABC transporter permease, which translates to MAELTTQTVAPALPRAKSRVLTKFLANKSAVIGAVVVGFFVLVALLAPWIAPFDPVKANFLAVRKAPSAMYWFGTDELGRDILSRIIWGARTSLMAGCMSVVIAVVIGVPLGLVAGYFQKMWDGVISRFIEALLACPFLIMAIALGAFLGPSLTNAMIAIGLSAMPIFARLTRGQVIAIRNEEYIDGARAIGLPDRWIIIKYVLPNVMSPILVQATLAIASAIIAEASLSFLGLGQQPPNPSWGSMLNTAKGFLEQAPWMSIFPGVAIFLAVQGFNLLGDGLRDALDPRHD; encoded by the coding sequence ATGGCGGAACTGACAACTCAAACCGTTGCGCCTGCGCTGCCACGCGCGAAGAGCCGGGTGTTAACAAAATTCCTTGCCAATAAAAGCGCGGTGATCGGCGCGGTCGTGGTGGGCTTCTTCGTGCTGGTGGCGCTGCTGGCACCGTGGATCGCCCCGTTCGACCCGGTGAAAGCCAACTTCCTGGCGGTGCGCAAAGCGCCGTCGGCGATGTACTGGTTTGGCACCGACGAGCTGGGGCGCGACATCTTATCGCGCATTATCTGGGGAGCGCGAACCTCGCTGATGGCCGGCTGTATGTCGGTGGTCATCGCTGTGGTTATCGGCGTGCCGCTGGGGCTGGTGGCAGGCTACTTCCAGAAGATGTGGGATGGCGTGATCTCACGCTTTATTGAAGCGCTGCTGGCCTGTCCGTTCCTGATCATGGCGATCGCGCTCGGGGCGTTTTTAGGCCCGAGCCTGACTAACGCGATGATCGCTATTGGCCTCTCGGCGATGCCGATCTTCGCCCGCTTGACGCGCGGCCAGGTGATCGCCATTCGCAACGAAGAGTACATCGACGGTGCACGGGCGATTGGTCTGCCGGATCGCTGGATCATCATCAAATACGTACTGCCCAACGTCATGTCGCCGATTCTGGTGCAGGCCACGCTGGCGATTGCCTCGGCGATCATCGCCGAAGCCAGCCTGTCGTTTCTGGGGCTGGGACAGCAGCCGCCGAACCCGTCCTGGGGCTCGATGCTCAACACCGCCAAAGGTTTCCTTGAGCAAGCGCCATGGATGTCTATTTTCCCCGGCGTGGCGATTTTCCTTGCCGTGCAGGGCTTTAATTTACTCGGCGACGGGCTGCGCGATGCGCTCGATCCGCGCCACGACTAA
- a CDS encoding gamma-glutamyltransferase family protein, with protein MTKALDFTSGYASRRPPMLGHNAVATSQPLAAQAGMRMLQLGGNAVDAAVATAMALTVVEPTGNGIGSDAFAIVWDGEKLHGLNASGRSPASWHADLFAGKTAVPEIGWDAVTVPGAVSGWVALAERFGTLPLTTLAQPAIEYARNGFPVSPLIGHLWQRGYNKLKDQPGFSACFAPQGRAPRVGEIFRNPAQANSLELIAKTNGEAFYHGELAQKIAAFAKEHGAHLTTEDLANHRVDWVDLLSRDFAGGSVQELPPNGQGIATLIALGILEQCGIEQHHPDSVQGLHLAIEAMKLALADLDRYVADEDHMEFAAKELLSDHYLKARAALIDQDKASDFVYGSPTQSGTVYLSTADASGMMVSFIQSNFMGFGSGIVVPDTGISLQNRGCGFVLDPKHPNALAGSKRPFHTIIPGFAMDGNGKPLMSFGVMGGPMQAQGHMQMALRIMLHGQNPQAAIDAPRWRVVQGREVVVESTFDRNTIAALRERGHQIVVEDPLQDYNFGGAQVIYRMPEGHYVAATESRKDGQALVS; from the coding sequence ATGACCAAAGCGCTTGATTTTACGTCCGGCTACGCTTCACGCCGCCCGCCGATGCTGGGCCACAACGCCGTTGCAACCTCGCAGCCCCTGGCGGCGCAGGCGGGCATGCGTATGCTCCAGCTGGGCGGTAACGCCGTGGATGCTGCGGTGGCAACGGCCATGGCGTTAACCGTTGTCGAGCCAACCGGCAACGGCATCGGCAGCGATGCGTTTGCCATCGTCTGGGACGGAGAAAAGCTTCACGGTTTGAATGCGTCGGGCCGCTCGCCTGCCAGCTGGCATGCCGATCTATTTGCCGGGAAAACCGCCGTGCCGGAAATTGGCTGGGACGCCGTTACGGTGCCGGGCGCGGTATCGGGCTGGGTTGCCCTGGCGGAACGTTTTGGTACATTGCCGCTCACCACGCTGGCGCAGCCGGCAATTGAGTATGCGCGCAACGGTTTTCCCGTCTCCCCGCTGATTGGCCATCTCTGGCAGCGTGGCTACAACAAGCTGAAAGACCAGCCGGGCTTTAGCGCCTGTTTTGCGCCGCAAGGCCGTGCGCCGCGCGTGGGGGAAATCTTCCGTAACCCGGCCCAGGCGAACTCGCTGGAACTGATTGCCAAAACTAACGGCGAAGCGTTTTACCATGGCGAGCTGGCACAAAAAATCGCCGCTTTCGCCAAAGAGCATGGCGCACACCTGACAACCGAAGATCTGGCAAACCATCGCGTGGACTGGGTGGACCTGCTATCGCGCGATTTTGCCGGTGGCTCGGTACAGGAGCTGCCGCCGAACGGCCAGGGGATCGCCACGCTGATTGCGCTCGGCATTCTGGAGCAGTGCGGTATTGAGCAGCATCACCCGGATTCTGTGCAGGGGCTGCACCTCGCCATTGAGGCGATGAAGCTGGCGCTGGCGGATCTCGATCGCTACGTTGCCGATGAAGACCATATGGAGTTCGCGGCGAAAGAGCTGCTGAGCGACCATTATCTCAAGGCGCGCGCGGCGCTTATCGATCAGGATAAGGCCTCTGATTTTGTCTACGGTTCACCGACCCAGAGCGGCACGGTGTATCTGAGTACGGCTGATGCCAGCGGCATGATGGTCTCATTTATTCAGTCAAACTTTATGGGCTTTGGCTCGGGGATCGTCGTGCCGGACACGGGGATCAGCCTGCAAAACCGGGGCTGTGGGTTTGTGCTGGATCCAAAACATCCCAATGCGCTGGCCGGCAGCAAGCGTCCGTTCCATACCATCATTCCCGGTTTTGCGATGGACGGAAACGGCAAACCGCTGATGTCATTCGGGGTGATGGGCGGGCCGATGCAGGCGCAGGGGCACATGCAGATGGCGCTGCGCATCATGCTGCACGGCCAAAACCCGCAGGCGGCAATTGATGCCCCGCGCTGGCGCGTGGTGCAGGGCAGGGAAGTGGTCGTCGAGTCGACGTTCGACCGCAATACCATTGCCGCCCTGCGCGAGCGGGGGCATCAGATTGTGGTGGAAGATCCGCTGCAGGATTATAACTTTGGCGGTGCGCAGGTGATTTACCGGATGCCGGAGGGACACTACGTGGCGGCAACGGAGAGCCGTAAAGACGGACAGGCGTTGGTGAGTTAA
- the fadE gene encoding acyl-CoA dehydrogenase FadE, whose protein sequence is MMILSIIATVVLLGVLFYHRVSLFFSSLILLAWTAALAVAGLWNIWLLVPLALILLPLNLVPMRKSMISAPVFKGFRKVMPPMSRTEKEAIDAGTTWWEGDLFQGNPDWKKLHNYPQPRLTAEEQAFIDGPVEEACRMANDFAITHEMADLPPELWAYLKEHRFFAMIIKKEYGGLEFSAYAQARVLQKLAGVSGILAITVGVPNSLGPGELLQHYGTKEQKDHYLPRLARGQEIPCFALTSPEAGSDAGAIPDTGVVCMGEWQGEQVLGMRLTWNKRYITLAPIATVLGLAFKLSDPEKLLGGEEDLGITCALIPTSTPGVEIGRRHFPLNVPFQNGPTRGQDIFVPIDYIIGGPKMAGQGWRMLVECLSVGRGITLPSNSTGGLKSVAMGIGAYAHIRRQFKISIGKMEGIEEPLARIAGNAYVMDAAASLITYGIMLGEKPAVLSAIVKYHCTHRAQQSIIDAMDIAGGKGIMLGEGNFLARGYQGSPIAITVEGANILTRSMMIFGQGAIRCHPYVLEEMAAAQNNDVDAFDKLLFKHIGHVGSNEVRSFWLGLTRGLTSATPTGDATKRYYQHLNRLSANLALLSDVSMAVLGGSLKRRERTSARLGDVLSQVFLASAVLKRYDDEGRHEADLPLVHWGVQDALYQAEQAIDDLLANFPNRFVAGALRVAIFPTGRHHLAPSDLLDHKVAKILQIPSATRSRIGRGQYLAPTPHNPVGLLEEALLDVMAADPIHQKICKQLGKNLPFTRLDELAKQALAGGIIDNNEAALLVKAEESRLRSINVDDFEPDELATQPVKLPEKVRKPEAA, encoded by the coding sequence ATGATGATTTTGAGCATTATCGCAACCGTTGTTCTGCTCGGTGTGTTGTTCTATCACCGCGTCAGTCTCTTCTTCAGCAGCCTGATCCTGCTGGCCTGGACGGCAGCGCTTGCCGTAGCAGGGCTTTGGAATATCTGGCTTTTAGTTCCGTTGGCCCTCATCCTTCTGCCGCTTAACCTGGTGCCGATGCGTAAGTCGATGATCTCCGCGCCGGTATTTAAAGGCTTCCGCAAGGTGATGCCACCGATGTCGCGTACAGAGAAAGAGGCGATCGACGCGGGCACCACCTGGTGGGAAGGCGATCTGTTCCAGGGCAATCCAGACTGGAAAAAGCTGCACAACTATCCGCAGCCGCGCCTGACCGCAGAGGAGCAGGCCTTTATCGATGGCCCGGTGGAAGAAGCGTGCCGCATGGCGAACGACTTCGCTATCACCCATGAGATGGCCGACCTGCCTCCTGAACTGTGGGCTTACCTGAAAGAGCATCGCTTCTTCGCGATGATCATCAAGAAAGAGTACGGCGGTCTGGAATTCTCCGCTTACGCTCAGGCGCGCGTGCTGCAGAAGCTGGCGGGCGTCTCCGGGATCCTGGCGATCACCGTGGGTGTACCAAACTCTCTCGGCCCGGGCGAACTGCTGCAGCATTACGGTACTAAAGAACAGAAAGATCACTATCTGCCGCGTCTGGCACGCGGTCAGGAGATCCCGTGCTTCGCCCTGACCAGCCCGGAAGCGGGTTCCGACGCCGGTGCGATCCCGGATACCGGCGTGGTGTGTATGGGCGAGTGGCAGGGCGAGCAGGTGCTGGGCATGCGCCTCACCTGGAACAAGCGTTACATCACCCTGGCCCCTATCGCTACCGTGCTGGGCCTGGCGTTTAAGCTCTCCGACCCGGAAAAACTGTTGGGCGGCGAGGAAGATCTGGGCATTACCTGCGCGCTGATCCCGACCTCTACCCCGGGCGTTGAAATTGGCCGTCGCCACTTCCCGTTGAACGTACCGTTCCAGAACGGTCCAACCCGTGGACAGGATATCTTTGTGCCGATTGATTACATCATCGGTGGCCCGAAAATGGCCGGTCAGGGCTGGCGTATGCTGGTGGAGTGTCTGTCCGTCGGTCGCGGTATTACCCTGCCGTCAAACTCAACCGGTGGCCTGAAATCCGTGGCGATGGGGATTGGTGCTTACGCGCATATCCGCCGTCAGTTCAAAATTTCCATCGGCAAGATGGAAGGTATCGAAGAGCCGCTGGCGCGTATCGCAGGCAATGCCTACGTGATGGACGCCGCCGCATCGTTGATTACCTACGGCATTATGCTCGGCGAAAAACCGGCCGTGCTGTCGGCGATTGTGAAGTACCACTGTACCCATCGCGCGCAGCAGTCAATCATCGACGCGATGGATATTGCGGGCGGTAAAGGCATTATGCTCGGCGAAGGCAACTTCCTGGCGCGCGGCTATCAGGGCTCACCGATTGCGATTACCGTGGAAGGGGCAAACATCCTGACCCGCAGCATGATGATCTTCGGCCAGGGGGCGATCCGCTGCCATCCTTACGTGCTTGAAGAGATGGCTGCTGCGCAGAATAACGACGTGGATGCCTTTGATAAGCTGCTGTTCAAACATATCGGCCATGTGGGCAGTAACGAGGTTCGCAGCTTCTGGCTGGGCCTGACGCGCGGCCTCACCAGCGCCACGCCAACCGGTGACGCAACAAAACGCTACTATCAGCACCTGAACCGCCTGAGCGCGAACCTCGCCCTGCTGTCGGATGTGTCGATGGCGGTGCTGGGCGGTAGCCTGAAACGTCGCGAGCGCACCTCTGCCCGTCTGGGTGATGTGCTGAGTCAGGTATTCCTGGCCTCTGCGGTCCTGAAACGTTACGACGATGAAGGTCGTCATGAAGCGGATCTGCCGCTGGTACACTGGGGTGTACAGGATGCGCTTTATCAGGCTGAACAGGCGATTGACGATCTGCTGGCAAACTTCCCGAACCGCTTCGTGGCGGGCGCGCTGCGGGTGGCTATCTTCCCGACCGGTCGCCATCATCTTGCGCCATCCGACCTGCTGGACCACAAAGTGGCGAAGATCCTGCAAATACCGAGCGCGACCCGCTCCCGTATTGGCCGCGGTCAGTATCTGGCACCCACGCCGCATAACCCGGTCGGTCTGCTTGAAGAAGCGCTGCTCGACGTGATGGCCGCCGACCCGATTCACCAGAAGATCTGCAAACAGCTGGGCAAAAACCTGCCGTTCACACGTCTGGATGAGCTGGCGAAACAGGCCCTGGCCGGCGGCATTATTGATAACAATGAAGCTGCCCTGCTGGTGAAAGCCGAAGAGAGCCGTCTGCGCAGCATCAACGTGGATGATTTCGAGCCGGACGAGCTGGCGACGCAGCCGGTAAAGCTGCCGGAGAAGGTCCGCAAACCTGAAGCCGCTTAA
- a CDS encoding ABC transporter permease, whose translation MLELICKRLLLAIPTLLLVSMMVFGLQKLLPGDPLIAMAGEERDPAVIAQLRAELNLDAPIPVQYFNWLTRALQGDLGVSLRTHEPVTQLIASKLPVTLELSLLAMIIALVFGISMGILAAVNKNSWVDHGANFVAISGISIPHFWLGILLILVFSVNLQWLPASGYVPFSEDPIQNLRTLLLPASVLGTGLAATLMRHTRASMIAVLKADYIRTARAKGLLPNAVILKHAFRNALVPVITLTTLLFGELLGGAVLTEQVFTIPGFGKMIVDSVFNRDYAVVQGVVLIVAIGFLMLNLLADVLYVLINPKMRG comes from the coding sequence AAACGTCTGCTGCTGGCGATCCCCACTTTGCTGCTGGTGAGCATGATGGTGTTCGGGCTGCAAAAGCTGCTGCCCGGCGACCCGCTGATCGCCATGGCCGGGGAGGAGCGCGACCCGGCGGTGATCGCCCAGCTGCGCGCCGAGCTTAACCTGGATGCGCCGATCCCCGTGCAGTACTTCAACTGGCTGACGCGTGCGCTGCAGGGCGACCTTGGCGTCTCCCTGCGCACCCACGAGCCGGTGACGCAGCTGATCGCCAGCAAGCTGCCGGTGACGCTGGAGCTGTCGCTGCTGGCGATGATCATCGCGCTGGTGTTTGGCATCAGCATGGGGATCCTCGCGGCGGTAAACAAAAACAGTTGGGTCGATCACGGGGCGAATTTCGTGGCGATCTCGGGGATCTCGATCCCGCACTTCTGGCTGGGTATCCTGCTGATTCTGGTTTTCTCGGTCAACCTGCAGTGGCTGCCTGCGTCCGGCTATGTGCCGTTCAGTGAAGATCCGATCCAGAACCTGCGCACGCTGCTGCTGCCTGCCTCCGTGCTCGGTACGGGGCTGGCCGCCACGCTGATGCGCCATACCCGCGCCTCCATGATCGCGGTATTAAAAGCGGATTATATCCGCACCGCACGGGCAAAGGGGCTATTGCCAAACGCCGTGATCTTAAAGCATGCCTTTCGCAATGCGCTGGTGCCGGTGATCACCCTGACCACGCTGCTGTTCGGTGAATTGCTGGGCGGTGCGGTGTTGACCGAGCAGGTCTTCACCATTCCGGGCTTTGGCAAGATGATCGTCGACTCGGTATTCAACCGCGACTATGCGGTGGTGCAGGGCGTGGTGCTGATCGTGGCGATCGGCTTCCTGATGCTCAATCTTCTGGCCGACGTGCTCTACGTGCTTATCAACCCGAAAATGCGAGGTTAA